CGATGGCGATCCTTGCCGAGCGCCAGTTCATCCGCCCGCTCGGCAACCTGATGATCCGCTACAACCGCATCTACATGACCCGCCCGAGGCAGGTACGCATCCTCGGCAACGACTTCATGCTCGACCCCTCCTCCGCGATGCCGGGACTACCCGGCAACATGGGTGCGCCGGGGATGATGAATCCCGGCTTGCCACCGCAGGGAACCCCCCCCATGCCCCCTGCCGGCGCACCTTCCTCCCCCATGCCCGCGATGTTCGGCGGCGGCATGAATTTCATGCAGATCGCCAAGGAAGACCTCGCGGAAGACCCCGACATCTACGCGGTCGGCGCGGCGCTGGAAGTCGGCGTCAACAAGGACATGCAGATCAACAACCTGATGAAGTTCCTCCAGATCACGGCCAACCCGATCTTCCTGCAAAACCCGCTCTACAGCATCAATTTCGGAGCCATCCTTGAGCGCCTGCCGTACCTGATGAACATCAAGCTCAAGGCGCCTCTGGTCACGCAGGGCAACCCGATGCTCGCCTATCAGGAGATCCAGAAGGAGCAGCAGCTTGCCGACGGGATGATGATGAACGAGATCCAAGGCGGGATGCCCCCCGGCGCGGCCATGACCGGGGGCGGGCCTCCGTCGCCGCCGTCCCGCGTCAAGGGCGAGCTTTCCAAGTCCACCGTCAATCAGGGAGGGGAAGGCGAATGAAGCGTAGGAAGGGCGGCAAATGATCCGGCCCCTGAACAAGCGGATCGCGGTGCGCCGGTTCTCACCGAAGGACACGACGGCGGGCGGACTGATTCTGCCCGAGCAGGCCAAGGAGATCCCGGTCGGCGGCGAGGTCAAGGCCGTGGGCAACGGGATTGACGATATCGCCGTTGGCGATGTCGTGATCTTCGGCAAGAACGCGGGGCAGGAGATCGCCGTCGAGGGCGAGGCGTTCCTGATGCTGCGCTACGAGGACGTTCTCGGGATCTACGAGAAATGAGCGAGCCGCAGAAGTTCCCCGAGGAGGTGATGGAAGATTGGGAGGCCATCCTGCTGCGTCCGGGCATGAGCGTGCTTGCCACTTTCATGTCGGGAGAACTGGACTACGCGCTCGCGCGGATGGATGCCGACGAAGAGATGGGTCTGGAAAAGTTGTCCGTTTGCCGAGGAGAGATCAAGGCGCTTCGGCGCGTCATCAGGTTCGTGAAGAAGGAATTCAACAGGGCCGCGAAAAGCGACACCCCTGAAACAAAGGAGCAGTAAATGAGCGAAGAAGTGAAGACCGGAGACACGGCAACCCCGGCCCCACAGCCCGATCCGCAGCCGCAGATCGAGATCGTGGACACGCCCGTGGTGGCCCCCGAGGTCGCAGCGCCGGCCCCCGCGCCGGCACCCCCTCCGCTGATCTTCGGCAAGTACCGCACGCCAGAGGACGCCGAGAAGGCATACTCCGAGGCGCAGCGGGCGATGCACGAGGCCAAGACGGAGGCCGCGAAACTCCGCGAGCAGCTTGAGCAGCGCGCGGCGTACAACCCGCCGCCCCCCGCTGTCGAGCCGGTGACGAACTTCGAGGACAAGTTCCGCGAGCAGCTTGCCGAGAATCCTGGGTTCACGATCTACAAGATGATCCACGACCAGACGACCCGGCTTCTCGCGCAGCAGCAGCAAGCCAACCTCGGTCGCCTCAAGGAGTTTCAGTCCTTCTCCTCCCGTCCCGAGTATGCCGATGTCTCTGCCGAAGTCGCCGCCGAGCTTCCGTTCTCCAGCGAGCCGATGGAGATGCTCTTTCTCCGCAAGCGCGTTGCGAAACTGGAGGCCGCCGGGACGCAGGCGACCCGCGAGATCACTCCTCCGCACGTCGAGGCCGGCAACGCCGCCCGTCGCGCCGGGGCCAACTCCCTTCGCGTGGAGTTGGAACCCGACACCGCGAAGGCGCGCAGAGCCTACGGCGAGGACAAGACGCTGGAGCTGGCGCGGCTCGTCGCCAAGCAAAAGGCAGCGGGCGGCGACATGAGGGGCATGTCCATCGACGATTGGGAGA
This bacterium DNA region includes the following protein-coding sequences:
- a CDS encoding co-chaperone GroES produces the protein MIRPLNKRIAVRRFSPKDTTAGGLILPEQAKEIPVGGEVKAVGNGIDDIAVGDVVIFGKNAGQEIAVEGEAFLMLRYEDVLGIYEK